Proteins encoded together in one Eriocheir sinensis breed Jianghai 21 chromosome 41, ASM2467909v1, whole genome shotgun sequence window:
- the LOC127009722 gene encoding ATP-dependent RNA helicase me31b-like gives MADMATIPNHTSPIKPMMNNQVVKPVDDKSWKSQLVLPPRDRRKRTSDVTDTKGNEFEDFCLKRDLLMGIFEKGWERPSPIQEASIPVALSGRDILARAKNGTGKTGAYSIPLLEQIDPTQSHIQAMVIVPTRELALQTSHICNELAKHIGVKVMVTTGGTNLKDDIMRIYEVVHAVIATPGRILDLMEKKVAVMDKCRMLVLDEADKLLSQDFKGMLDRVISYLPPERQILLYSATFPLTVEQFMKKHLRSPYEINLMDELTLKGVTQYYAFVQERQKVHCLNTLFSKLQINQSIIFCNSTQRVELLAKKITDLGYSCYYIHAKMAQAHRNRVFHDFRAGLCRNLVCSDLFTRGIDIQAVNVVINFDFPKMAETYLHRIGRSGRFGHLGIAINLITYDDRFALHRIEQELGTEIKPIPKVIDPALYVAEHHFEDDDEGNISK, from the exons ATGGCAGACATGGCAACCATCCCCAACCACACCTCTCCTATCAAGCCCATGATGAACAACCAAGTAGTGAA gcCTGTGGATGACAAGTCCTGGAAGTCCCAGCTGGTGCTTCCcccgagggacagaaggaaacgAACATCAGATGTGACAGACACAAAAGGCAATGAGTTTGAAGACTTTTGTTTGAAGCGGGACTTGTTAATGGGTATCTTCGAGAAAGGGTGGGAGAGGCCGTCCCCAATCCAGGAGGCTTCCATCCCTGTTGCCCTCAGCGGACGAGACATTCTGGCCCGTGCTAAGAATGGCACAGGAAAGACCGGGGCATACTCCATCCCCCTTCTGGAGCAG aTTGACCCCACTCAGAGCCACATCCAAGCCATGGTCATTGTACCCACACGAGAATTGGCTCTGCAGACTAGTCATATTTGCAATGAGTTAGCCAAGCATATAGGAGTCAAGGTGATGGTGACCACTGGAGGAACCAACTTGAAG GACGACATCATGAGGATCTACGAGGTGGTGCACGCCGTCATCGCCACGCCCGGCCGAATACTTGACCTGATGGAGAAGAAGGTGGCCGTGATGGACAAGTGCAGGATGCTGGTGCTGGACGAGGCTGACAAGCTGCTCTCCCAGGACTTCAAGGGCATGCTGGACAGAGTCATCTCCTATCTACCTCCCGAGCGACAGATCCTCTTGTACTCTGCCACGTTCCCCCTTACGGTGGAGCAGTTCATGAAGAAGCACTTGAG aTCTCCCTACGAAATCAACCTGATGGATGAGCTGACCCTCAAGGGAGTGACTCAGTACTATGCATTTGTCCAAGAGCGGCAGAAAGTCCATTGTTTAAATACTTTATTCTCAAAG CTACAAATCAACCAAAGCATCATCTTCTGCAACTCCACCCAAAGAGTTGAACTGCTGGCCAAGAAGATCACCGACTTGGGCTACTCCTGCTACTACATCCACGCTAAGATGGCTCAGGCCCACCGCAACCGTGTCTTCCACGACTTCCGTGCTGGACTCTGCAGGAACCTGGTGTGCTCAG ACTTGTTTACAAGAGGTATTGACATCCAGGCCGTCAATGTGGTCATAAACTTTGACTTTCCCAAAATGGCTGAGACCTACTTACATCGGATTGGCAGATCAGGACGGTTTGGGCACCTGGGTATTGCCATCAACCTGATAACCTACGATGACCGCTTTGCCCTGCACCGCATCGAGCAGGAGCTGGGCACTGAGATCAAGCCCATCCCCAAG GTCATTGACCCAGCCCTGTACGTGGCCGAGCATCACTTTGAAGACGATGATGAAGGCAACATTAGCAAGTAA
- the LOC127009723 gene encoding protein BTG3-like, translating to MKEEISAAVLFLSKLVSGNANLSEEMVAKFEHRLSELLQERFSNHWHPERPWQGQGYRCLRVNEVTRKEPTIERAAQDCGLKYKDLNLPVELTIWVDPEEVCCRFGEQKGSCCTVATFRDGNKENYIERFDFSQIKRPNSTPSVLSKDSEVLKERKMNVNGMAPHPTSSSSPPSSTQSTPTKKPFMPSYGAYSGRNQSSPTRGSSGVGGSMRDRRPFGSYHNHYSSGPLNHRTSTHLQNGSFSPPFYKTQSWVNLSQTPPPPPPPTQAHLPLLSSAGFIYSPTAPPHYSHSQMPPQFTRSPPTMAPQKFKWNANSYPRNDRHQWFGHRALARV from the exons ATGAAAGAGGAGATCTCGGCAGCCGTTCTCTTCCTGTCCAAACTGGTCAGCGGGAATGCCAACCTGTCCGAGGAGATGGTGGCCAAGTTTGAGCATCGTCTGAGTGAGCTGCTTCAGGAGCGTTTTAGCAATCACTGGCACCCAGAGCGGCCGTGGCAGGGCCAGGGGTACCGCTGCCTCAG AGTGAATGAGGTCACCCGCAAGGAGCCGACCATCGAGCGAGCGGCACAGGACTGCGGGCTCAAGTACAAGGACCTCAACCTGCCTGTGGAGTTGACCATCTGGGTGGACCCGGAGGAGGTGTGCTGCCGCTTCGGGGAGCAGAAGGGCTCCTGCTGCACCGTGGCCACGTTCAGGGATGGTAACAAGGAGAACTACATCGAGAGGTTTGACTTCTCGCAGATCAAGCGCCCCAACTCCACGCCGTCTGTGCTGTCGAAA GACTCGGAGGtgttgaaggagaggaagatgaatgtCAATGGCATGGCGCCCCaccccaccagcagcagcagccccccTTCCAGCACCCAGTCCACGCCCACCAAAAAACCCTTCATGCCCAGCTACGGGGCTTACAGCGGGAGGAACCAGAGCTCTCCCACGCGGGGCAGCAGCGGcgtggggggcagcatgagggaCAGGCGGCCGTTTGGGagctaccacaaccactacagcTCCGGGCCGCTCAACCACCGCACCAGCACGCACCTCCAGAACGGATCGTTCTCACCCCCTTTCTACAAAACGCAGTCCTGGGTTAACCTAAGTCAGACCCCaccgcccccaccccccccaactCAGGCTCACCTCCCCCTGCTAAGCTCCGCTGGGTTTATTTACTCCCCAACAGCCCCGCCACACTACTCGCACTCACAGATGCCTCCCCAGTTCACGCGCTCCCCCCCAACCATGGCCCCACAGAAGTTCAAGTGGAATGCGAACAGCTATCCACGTAACGATCGCCATCAGTGGTTCGGACACCGGGCCTTGGCTCGGGTGTAG